GACTTGCTGCTGTGCGGATTCAGTTCCACGGCGATTGCCACCGCGAGTACCTGATTTCCTATACGCCCGGCCGGTCGAACAAGAGTGTCAAGCGACCCGGTCAGTGGGCCGCGGAGTCGTTTGCCGATGCCGGTCTAGCCGGCAGAGCCGACCTGAGCAATCAAAGCCAGGCGAAGAAATTTGAATTGCTCTTAGTGAAGCACACCGCAAAGAAGTAAACTGTCAGCCGACTGGCCGCGTGGAGTAGCTACCCGCGGGCCGCGTCGGGCCGGTGCGAACCTCAGAGCGCATCGGCCCGACGCGGTTACCGGCCACACTCTGAGGGGCGCATCCATGCGCGAACAAATCCTGCGAGAACTCGCGGCCGTTGACGCAATGGAAGCTGCTGCGAGCGCCGCCGCACGTCGGCACGGATACGCGACCGATGACGACCTGAAAGTGATGCGTGAGTGCGCGACGCGACGTACAACTCTCACGCGGCTATTCCGCGAGATGGAAGCATCGGAGACGCCAGACAACGCAACAATTTGGTATCACGGCGATCAGGGGTATTCGGTCAATGGCCGGCCGGTATCAGTCACCGATGAGGAACACAAGGTACTCCAGGTGTTCGCGGAGAAACAAACCGCGATGAAACGGTCCGAACTCGAAGAAGCTGCCGTCATCTCGAACGCGCCTCGTGTCCTCACGAAACTCGCGAAGTCCTACTCAGAGGCGTTCGCAGCGGCTATCCGCCGGCCGGGCGGTAAGGGCAAAGGCGGCTACTTCGTTCGCGTACTTCCGATTGGCGAGCGGGAGTAGGCGTGTACCAAACGCGTACCAAACACGTACCTACCCGGAATCCACAACTCAATTCACGTCCGCAATGATGCCTCCGTCCTCACCCGGACGGAGGTATTCCATGACCGACCCTGTCACGTTGATCCGTGACCTCGACGCGGACACCATTCGCGATCGGCTCGAAGCGATCGAGCACGAGCGCCGTGCACTGCTCGTGTTGTTACGCGCAGCGCTCCGTGCGAAGCGCTGCATGCCGACGATGTCTATGCCGCCAACAAAGCCGACCGGGGGCAAGGTGGTACGGACATGAAGAATACCGCCACCAACACCGGCAAGATTAGCGCCACCGCAAACACCAACGACGAACTCCGCGACCTGCTCCGGCGCATCCGCGACGATCCCGATGCGGGCGAGTGGGGCGAATGGGCGCGCCGCCTGATGGAGGGCGACGCTGAGCGGAAGCGTAAGGCCGCCGAGCGGGCACGGGGATCACCAAGACCCGAACCCGCTGGGGCATGAACGGTGAGGCGAGCGCGTGGCTGGGGGCCGTCGAGGGACTGGGGGAGGTTCACCGGCGGCTCATCCGTGTCGTGATCGAGAACCGGCCGGCGGTCGAAGTCATGCGCGGTCACGACGTCAAGGGATGCCTGATGTACTGCGACCCGCCCTACCCGGCCGGCACCCGCTCGTCCCCCGACGTGTACGGCGAGTACGAGATGACCGACGACCACCGGGCGTTCCTGGCGGTCGCCAAGTCGATCAAGCACGCCAAGGTGCTCATCAGCGGCTACCCGTGCGAACTCTACGACAAGGCGCTGAAGGACTGGGGCCGGCACGAGTTTGACGTGGCCAACCACGCGGCCGGAGGGAAATCGAAGAAGCGCATGAGGGAAGTGGTGTGGACCAATTATTGAGCCGGCCCGAGTCGTCACGCTGCGAACGCGAGCCCCCGATCACAGGCGGTGGAGAAGTCAATAAGTAGGCGGTCGGGACTTTCCCGACCGCCTACTTCGCCTGCGCCAAAGCCCGTTAGGGGTGCATGTGGATGCGTGCGCGCGGTGTTCTGCCCGCTCCGGTCGAGGTGTCTCAGAACATCGTCCGCTGGCGCTGGTCGGCAATCCAAACGTACTTGGACAACCTGAAGACCAGGAAGGCGTGTCGACCAGGTCGATGATGACCGAGGTGTCGTGCACGTCGGCGATCAAAAGTTGAAGCCGAGTGTGACTTCGCGTGCAAGTGCTCGGCAGACAGGACAATGAACCCAAAAAACAATGGCGGCCGGGTGTATCAGGCCCGACCGCCGCAACCCAACACTGAGAGGGAGACATGCGTAGTGTACACAAGAGTCAGCCTTCCCACAAGCGAAAGGAGCCAGGGGAAGACCCGGCGGCAAAGCCAGAAATCGACGACGGCCAGATCGACTGGCGGGAGCAGACGTTCAACGGTGGCCTCACGGGGCCGGTCGAAAAGGTGTCCACGCCCCTCGAACTCATCACGCAACTGCGCATGGTGATGGTTGACATCGACCCCAAATACCTGAACCCGATGCTCTTCGCGTCCGGGAAGGGCTCGCACGCCTCTCGGCTGTACCACAAGACTGTTAGCCTCTGGCTGGACCGGCACCCGCTCGGGAAGAAGGCCGAGGTACGGCACACGGGGTCGGGGCTCCACGCCCTCTTCCACCTCGAACCGATCGTCGTGTTCGGCAACACCGCCGACCGCGACCGCTGGGCCGTGGTCGTCCGGGCGGTGCAGAACGCCCTCCCGAGCGACCCGAACGCACCGGGCCTGACGGCGCTCACCCGGCCTATCGGATCCACCAACTCGAAGAACGATCGCAAGGTAAAGCAACTTCGCGCCGGCGAGCCGATCACGCCGGAGGAAGTTCTCCGGTTCGTTGACGAACTGCGCCGCCGCCCGTTCGCGACGGTCGCTGGCATCCTGCACGGGGCAGACCGCATCACCCCGTGCCCGGTCTGCAAAGCGGACGGGAGCACGCTGGCTGCCCGCGACCGGGTCGGCCGCTGTTATGACTGCGGGACGGTCGAACTGGTGCAACTCTTCGGCCCGCTCATGTCCCCGCCCTCAACCGAAGGGGAGGAGTGAACATGGCAAACAAAAAGAAAGCGTCAAAGGCGGCGAAAGTCCCGAACACCGCAGCCCAACTGGCTGACCAACTGACCGCCGCGCTGCGTACCCTCGATACACTCCCCCTGTTTGGCGCGCGGGTCCTGGTTGTCGTCCGCGGCATCACGCCGGGCGGGAACTTCATCGTTCCGGCC
The Gemmata palustris DNA segment above includes these coding regions:
- a CDS encoding DNA adenine methylase, which codes for MNGEASAWLGAVEGLGEVHRRLIRVVIENRPAVEVMRGHDVKGCLMYCDPPYPAGTRSSPDVYGEYEMTDDHRAFLAVAKSIKHAKVLISGYPCELYDKALKDWGRHEFDVANHAAGGKSKKRMREVVWTNY